In Caldicellulosiruptor obsidiansis OB47, a single window of DNA contains:
- a CDS encoding helix-turn-helix transcriptional regulator, with translation MLDNKRLISAYKIVERYTNEEDKKYFELDDILVGIAVKIIQYRIKNNLSQKELAAKLGISQAMVSKLESGDYNPTVKMLYEIAQNLGFELEIVFREKTGL, from the coding sequence ATGTTAGATAATAAGAGATTAATTTCAGCCTACAAAATAGTTGAAAGATATACAAATGAAGAAGATAAAAAATATTTTGAACTGGACGACATTTTGGTAGGCATTGCTGTGAAGATTATCCAGTATAGAATTAAAAATAATCTTTCCCAGAAAGAATTAGCAGCAAAACTTGGAATTAGTCAGGCTATGGTGTCAAAGCTTGAAAGTGGGGATTATAATCCTACTGTAAAAATGTTATATGAAATTGCTCAAAATTTGGGGTTTGAACTTGAGATAGTGTTTAGAGAAAAAACGGGTCTGTAA
- a CDS encoding flavodoxin family protein, giving the protein MKVIGVIGSPRKGGNTEILVERVLSGAKEAGAEVEIFKLNELNIRPCQGCNFCQENGRCQQQDDMQRIYDALYTSDALVVGSPIYMSYVTAQTKLFLDRLYALLKIGEGSRIHGGKKCVLVYTQGGGTDGEKIMNEIAGFFKWAFNMEIKAIIGNNNLNPAGEVANRKELLEKAFEVGKEIVKG; this is encoded by the coding sequence ATGAAGGTAATAGGTGTTATTGGCAGTCCGCGCAAAGGTGGCAACACAGAAATTTTGGTTGAAAGAGTTCTTAGTGGTGCAAAAGAGGCAGGCGCTGAGGTGGAAATATTTAAATTGAATGAACTGAATATTCGTCCCTGCCAGGGATGTAATTTTTGCCAGGAAAACGGCAGGTGCCAACAACAAGACGATATGCAAAGAATATATGATGCCCTGTATACTTCCGACGCACTGGTTGTTGGCTCTCCAATTTACATGAGCTATGTTACAGCCCAGACCAAACTATTTTTAGACAGACTGTATGCTCTTTTAAAGATTGGAGAAGGATCAAGAATACATGGCGGCAAAAAGTGTGTACTTGTATATACTCAAGGCGGGGGAACAGATGGAGAAAAGATAATGAACGAGATAGCTGGATTTTTTAAATGGGCATTTAATATGGAGATAAAAGCTATAATAGGTAACAATAATTTGAATCCTGCAGGTGAAGTGGCAAATAGAAAAGAATTACTTGAAAAGGCTTTTGAGGTGGGAAAAGAGATTGTGAAAGGGTAA
- the glmS gene encoding glutamine--fructose-6-phosphate transaminase (isomerizing), producing MCGIVGYVGAKNCVPVLLSGLKRLEYRGYDSAGVAVININKSKIDIVKTKGRLSVLEEKLNQNPIEGFVGIGHTRWATHGEPSDENSHPHLSQNGKIAVVHNGIIENYLKLKEFLVKKGYSFASETDTEVVAHLIEYYYDGDILDAFIKTLEKIQGSYALGVLCLDRPDMILAARKDSPLIIGLGQGENFIASDIPAILEYTRDTYILEESEIAIVTKDKVEIVNAEKEPVSKEVFHVTWDVSSAEKGGYEHFMIKEIMEQPKAIRDTLTGRLPDSGFEVNLDGIKITKEDLQKLNKIFIVACGTAYHAGIVGKHVIEKLTRIPVEVDIASEFRYRDPIVDENTLTIVISQSGETIDTLVAMREAKAKGSRTLGIVNVVGSSIAREVDDCLYTWAGPEIAVASTKAYTTQLICLYLIALDFATKLGTISYEEFAKIRDEIKRLPEKVEYVLTHRENIQKYASEHFNAKDIFYLGRGLDFAVAMEGSLKLKEISYIHSEAYAAGELKHGTIALIEDGTFVIALATQEKLFEKMVSNIKEVKSRGAVVLSVAQEGNTDIENVSDHILYIPRTLDVLTPVLTVVPLQLFAYYTAVQRGCDVDKPRNLAKSVTVE from the coding sequence ATGTGCGGAATTGTTGGATATGTTGGGGCAAAAAACTGTGTTCCTGTTTTGCTCTCTGGACTTAAAAGACTTGAATACAGAGGATATGATTCTGCCGGTGTGGCAGTTATCAATATAAATAAATCAAAGATTGATATAGTCAAGACAAAAGGAAGGCTTTCTGTTTTAGAAGAAAAGCTAAATCAAAATCCCATTGAAGGTTTTGTTGGGATTGGTCACACAAGATGGGCAACGCATGGAGAACCGTCTGATGAGAATTCACATCCTCATCTCAGTCAGAATGGAAAGATTGCAGTTGTTCATAATGGTATCATAGAAAATTATTTAAAACTCAAGGAGTTTTTAGTTAAAAAAGGTTATAGTTTTGCATCTGAAACAGACACAGAGGTTGTGGCACACTTGATAGAATACTACTATGATGGTGACATTTTAGATGCATTTATAAAGACCCTTGAAAAAATTCAGGGCTCATATGCTCTTGGAGTTCTTTGCTTGGATAGACCAGACATGATACTTGCAGCAAGAAAAGATAGTCCTCTGATCATCGGTTTAGGGCAGGGCGAAAACTTCATAGCATCAGACATCCCAGCTATACTTGAGTATACAAGAGATACCTATATTCTTGAAGAAAGCGAGATTGCTATTGTAACAAAAGATAAGGTAGAGATTGTCAATGCAGAGAAAGAACCTGTCTCTAAAGAAGTATTTCATGTTACATGGGATGTATCAAGCGCAGAAAAGGGCGGCTATGAACATTTCATGATAAAAGAGATAATGGAGCAACCCAAAGCTATTAGGGATACCTTGACAGGGAGGCTTCCAGATAGTGGTTTTGAAGTGAACCTTGATGGAATTAAGATTACTAAAGAAGATTTGCAAAAGCTCAACAAAATATTTATAGTTGCCTGCGGAACAGCATATCATGCAGGGATTGTCGGAAAACATGTCATTGAAAAGCTTACAAGAATTCCTGTTGAGGTTGACATTGCAAGCGAGTTTAGATACAGAGACCCAATTGTAGATGAGAACACTCTTACAATTGTGATTTCTCAGTCGGGTGAGACGATAGATACTCTTGTTGCAATGAGAGAAGCAAAGGCAAAGGGTTCAAGAACGCTTGGGATTGTCAATGTTGTTGGGTCATCTATTGCAAGAGAGGTAGATGACTGTCTTTATACATGGGCAGGACCTGAGATTGCGGTTGCATCAACTAAGGCTTACACAACACAGCTGATATGCCTCTATCTCATTGCACTTGACTTTGCAACAAAGCTTGGGACAATTTCTTATGAAGAGTTTGCCAAGATCAGAGATGAAATAAAGAGACTTCCTGAAAAGGTTGAGTATGTTCTGACTCACAGGGAAAATATTCAAAAATATGCATCTGAGCATTTCAATGCAAAAGATATCTTCTATTTAGGAAGAGGTTTGGACTTTGCGGTTGCAATGGAAGGATCTTTAAAACTCAAAGAGATTTCGTATATTCACTCAGAAGCATATGCAGCAGGTGAGCTAAAGCACGGGACCATTGCACTGATTGAAGACGGGACATTTGTAATTGCGCTTGCAACGCAAGAAAAGCTTTTTGAAAAGATGGTGAGCAACATAAAAGAGGTAAAATCCCGTGGTGCTGTTGTTCTATCTGTTGCGCAGGAAGGAAATACCGACATAGAAAATGTATCAGACCATATTTTGTACATTCCAAGAACGCTTGACGTTTTAACACCTGTTTTGACAGTTGTGCCTTTGCAGCTTTTTGCATACTACACAGCAGTCCAAAGAGGCTGCGATGTAGACAAACCAAGGAACTTGGCAAAGAGTGTTACTGTGGAGTGA
- the glmM gene encoding phosphoglucosamine mutase, which produces MGKLFGTDGVRGIANKELTCELAFDLGRAGAYVLTETKQKPKILIGKDTRISCDMLESALCAGLTSVGADVYLAGVVTTPAIAYLVKSQGFDAGVMISASHNPYEFNGIKFFNSQGFKLSDQIEDRIENIILNKKWDEVPHAQFDAIGRINRVDLKREYQEYLKSTLNGANFRGLKIVIDCANGAAYKIAPEVFEELGAEVVVINNQPDGTNINKNCGSTHIQALQEEVVKNKADFGIAYDGDADRTLFVDEEGNIVDGDKIMLLLAKNLKQQGRLSRNTLVVTVMSNMGLFVAAKELGIELEVTKVGDRYVLEKMLEGGYSIGGEQSGHIILLDFATTGDGILTSLQLTKLIKESGKKLSELAKIMKVYPQVLVNAKVENSKKAFCLQDPVILEAIKKVEEKLNGRGRVLIRPSGTEPLVRVMIEGEDYEEIKKDASELAMLIESRLS; this is translated from the coding sequence ATGGGAAAGCTTTTTGGAACAGATGGCGTGAGAGGTATTGCAAATAAAGAACTTACATGCGAGCTTGCGTTTGACTTAGGAAGAGCTGGGGCGTACGTGCTCACTGAAACTAAGCAAAAGCCCAAAATTTTAATTGGTAAAGACACAAGAATTTCTTGTGATATGCTGGAATCTGCTCTTTGTGCAGGACTTACATCTGTTGGAGCAGATGTGTATTTGGCAGGAGTAGTTACAACACCTGCTATAGCTTACCTTGTAAAATCGCAGGGGTTTGATGCAGGTGTTATGATTTCTGCATCACACAATCCTTACGAGTTCAATGGTATCAAATTTTTTAATTCTCAAGGGTTTAAACTTTCTGACCAGATTGAAGACAGAATAGAAAACATTATTTTAAACAAGAAATGGGATGAGGTTCCACACGCTCAATTTGATGCGATAGGAAGGATAAATAGAGTTGATCTTAAAAGAGAGTATCAAGAATACTTAAAATCAACGCTAAATGGTGCAAATTTCAGAGGGCTTAAAATTGTCATTGACTGTGCAAATGGTGCAGCGTATAAAATTGCACCTGAAGTTTTTGAAGAACTTGGAGCAGAAGTTGTGGTAATAAACAACCAGCCAGACGGTACAAACATCAACAAAAACTGTGGATCTACTCACATTCAGGCTCTGCAAGAAGAAGTTGTTAAAAATAAAGCTGATTTTGGCATTGCATATGATGGAGATGCAGACAGAACACTTTTTGTTGATGAAGAGGGTAATATTGTCGATGGTGACAAAATAATGCTTCTTTTAGCAAAAAACCTAAAACAGCAGGGAAGACTAAGTCGCAATACCTTAGTTGTGACAGTTATGAGCAACATGGGACTTTTCGTTGCGGCAAAAGAGCTTGGAATAGAGCTTGAAGTTACAAAAGTTGGTGACAGGTATGTTCTTGAGAAGATGCTTGAAGGCGGGTATTCAATCGGCGGCGAGCAGTCAGGCCACATAATACTTTTAGACTTTGCAACAACAGGCGATGGAATCTTGACAAGTCTTCAGCTGACAAAGCTAATTAAAGAAAGTGGAAAGAAACTCTCTGAACTTGCAAAGATAATGAAAGTATATCCTCAGGTGCTTGTAAACGCCAAAGTTGAAAATAGCAAAAAAGCTTTTTGCTTACAAGACCCTGTAATTTTAGAGGCTATCAAAAAGGTTGAAGAGAAGCTAAATGGAAGAGGAAGGGTCTTAATAAGACCATCTGGCACAGAGCCACTTGTGAGGGTTATGATTGAAGGCGAAGACTATGAAGAGATTAAAAAAGATGCAAGTGAACTTGCTATGTTGATTGAATCAAGATTATCTTAA
- a CDS encoding rhamnogalacturonan acetylesterase, which yields MAFKFNFESVVKDDFLNISGSTLYSKDQGYGFETFKFRVDVPNGNYDIKFVLKNFRKDIASATIMVFPRRLMIKNAQIKRGEMYQEEFTVNVKDEKIIFEVETDGAEVCSIEVTEAKNPIVVYLAGDSTVCDQENLPYAGWGQALGCFFKKGVSISNHAYSGRSSKSFIEEGRLEQILQTIKEGDYLFIQFGHNDQKDDKRYTEANTTYKIMLKVYIDEARKRGAVPVLVTPVARRHFDENGKIVGSGLHFDYPKAMRELAEKENVFLIDLLQMSSQFYEKLGVEDSKKLFVHAKPKELPQFPDGVEDNTHFNMYGAYEIAKLVLEGIKKLDLKLKDYFR from the coding sequence ATGGCATTTAAATTCAATTTTGAGTCTGTTGTTAAGGATGATTTTTTAAATATTAGTGGGAGCACGCTTTACAGCAAAGATCAGGGCTATGGTTTTGAAACGTTTAAGTTTAGGGTAGATGTCCCGAATGGCAATTATGATATCAAATTTGTGCTCAAAAATTTCAGAAAAGATATTGCAAGTGCGACCATAATGGTTTTTCCAAGAAGACTCATGATAAAGAATGCACAAATCAAGAGGGGAGAAATGTATCAAGAAGAATTTACAGTGAATGTGAAGGACGAAAAGATAATTTTTGAAGTTGAAACTGATGGAGCTGAGGTATGTAGTATAGAAGTTACAGAGGCTAAAAATCCAATTGTTGTTTATCTTGCAGGAGACTCTACTGTGTGCGACCAGGAAAACTTGCCTTATGCCGGCTGGGGTCAGGCGCTTGGATGCTTTTTCAAAAAAGGAGTTTCTATTTCTAATCATGCCTATTCAGGCAGATCTTCTAAAAGTTTTATTGAAGAGGGAAGGCTGGAACAAATTCTTCAGACTATAAAAGAGGGTGATTATCTTTTCATTCAGTTTGGTCACAACGACCAGAAAGATGATAAAAGGTATACTGAGGCAAATACTACATATAAGATAATGTTAAAGGTTTATATTGATGAAGCACGAAAAAGAGGAGCTGTGCCGGTTTTAGTGACACCTGTTGCACGAAGACATTTTGATGAAAATGGGAAAATTGTTGGTAGCGGACTTCATTTTGATTACCCTAAGGCTATGAGGGAGTTGGCAGAGAAAGAAAATGTTTTTCTGATTGATTTGCTACAAATGAGTTCTCAGTTTTATGAAAAACTTGGGGTTGAAGATTCGAAAAAGTTATTTGTCCATGCAAAGCCGAAAGAGTTACCACAGTTTCCGGACGGTGTAGAAGACAATACCCACTTTAATATGTACGGGGCGTATGAAATTGCAAAGCTTGTGCTTGAAGGGATAAAGAAATTAGATTTGAAGCTCAAAGATTATTTCAGGTAA
- a CDS encoding MFS transporter has translation MQIFLASGPFRALRHKNYRYYWFGQAISVIGSWMQNMAMQWLALELTNSALLLSIVTAVEQVPVMILSLFAGAILDRKQKKRVILLTQSLLLTFAFLLFLITYTHVVRYWHLVVLAFMRGLVTTFDNPARQSYMITLVGKDDLPNAVGLNSMIFNLARIIGPAVASLVISTVGIEMCFLANAISFIPVIIGVFLIDAREHQKEENGKSVFAEVVDGLKYVYTNKVLLRTISLVLIMGTFILNFNVLIPVYAKLALGRNETGFGLLMSSMGIGSLMGAFLTAIRKKENINLNLLFKFILSVSIVYILLGFNKSYTAACILFVLVGLLAISFNTSANSLLQLSSSDDFRARVLSIYFLCNAGTTPIGHLFTGTISQKISPWAGFYISGLVTIVLTIIVLITTFKKRNLEKTK, from the coding sequence ATGCAGATTTTTTTAGCATCAGGACCTTTTAGAGCTCTGAGGCATAAAAACTACCGGTATTACTGGTTTGGACAAGCAATATCTGTAATTGGTTCTTGGATGCAGAACATGGCAATGCAATGGCTGGCTTTAGAGCTTACAAATTCAGCACTGCTTCTTAGCATTGTCACAGCTGTAGAACAGGTCCCTGTTATGATTTTATCCCTCTTCGCCGGTGCAATATTAGACAGAAAACAGAAAAAAAGAGTAATTTTGTTAACCCAAAGCCTTCTTTTAACATTTGCTTTTCTTTTGTTCTTGATTACATATACACATGTTGTTAGGTACTGGCACTTAGTTGTTTTAGCGTTTATGAGAGGTCTTGTTACAACATTCGATAATCCTGCACGGCAATCTTATATGATAACTCTTGTTGGAAAAGATGACCTGCCAAATGCTGTGGGTCTTAATTCTATGATTTTCAACCTTGCAAGAATCATAGGTCCTGCTGTCGCAAGTTTGGTAATATCAACAGTTGGAATTGAAATGTGTTTTTTGGCAAATGCTATAAGTTTTATACCAGTTATTATAGGCGTATTTCTGATTGATGCCAGAGAACATCAAAAAGAGGAAAATGGAAAAAGTGTTTTTGCAGAGGTGGTTGATGGACTGAAATATGTTTATACAAACAAAGTTCTTTTAAGAACAATATCGCTTGTTTTAATCATGGGTACTTTTATACTCAATTTTAATGTTCTTATTCCTGTGTATGCAAAACTTGCGTTGGGCAGAAATGAAACAGGTTTTGGACTTTTGATGTCATCGATGGGAATTGGCTCACTGATGGGTGCATTTTTGACAGCTATAAGAAAAAAAGAAAATATCAATTTAAATCTACTTTTTAAATTTATTCTTTCTGTCTCCATAGTCTATATTCTTCTGGGTTTTAACAAAAGCTACACAGCTGCATGCATATTATTTGTACTTGTAGGACTTCTTGCAATAAGCTTTAATACAAGCGCAAATTCTCTTTTGCAGCTTTCATCAAGCGATGACTTCAGAGCAAGGGTGCTGAGTATTTACTTTCTTTGCAATGCTGGAACAACACCAATTGGTCATCTATTTACAGGGACAATCTCACAAAAAATTTCTCCCTGGGCTGGGTTTTATATATCCGGTCTTGTTACTATAGTTTTGACCATAATCGTTCTTATCACCACCTTTAAGAAAAGGAACCTTGAGAAAACTAAATAA
- a CDS encoding AEC family transporter — MLHTFINAIQGVLVILFVLMLGFFLAKYRWFDSKVSDLFAKVVVNVSLPLYMIANLTSTFTKNELEHSARGLLIPFLSILLSYSVAVIIAKLANVKVHRRGLFAAIFSLSNSIFVGLPMSLALFGDVATPYTLLYYMANTTIWWTLGVYGIIRDNKDENQNVFSIDTLKRIFNPPLIGFLIGVILVLLQIKLPKFIFDSFKMVGGLTTPLSIFCIGITMYEMGFKNFKLDKDSLLVFAGRFLVTPFITWILSHFIPVPKLMRDVFIIMSAMPVMVNSAIISRVYNGDYEFATAMITYSTVFSVVIMPFLMVLIKII, encoded by the coding sequence TTGCTCCATACATTTATCAATGCTATTCAGGGAGTTCTGGTGATTTTATTTGTTCTAATGCTAGGCTTTTTCCTTGCAAAATATAGATGGTTTGACTCAAAGGTATCAGACCTTTTTGCAAAGGTTGTTGTAAATGTGTCGCTGCCGCTTTATATGATAGCAAACCTCACCTCAACATTTACAAAAAATGAGCTTGAACATTCAGCACGAGGGCTTTTGATTCCTTTTTTGTCAATCCTGCTTTCTTACAGTGTAGCTGTGATTATAGCAAAACTTGCAAATGTAAAAGTTCACAGAAGAGGTCTTTTTGCAGCCATATTTTCACTTTCTAATTCAATTTTTGTAGGGCTTCCTATGTCTTTGGCCCTTTTTGGAGACGTTGCAACACCTTATACACTGCTATATTACATGGCAAATACTACAATTTGGTGGACATTGGGGGTTTATGGAATTATTAGAGATAACAAAGATGAGAACCAGAATGTTTTTAGCATAGACACGTTAAAGCGTATATTTAACCCGCCTTTGATTGGATTTTTGATAGGAGTTATACTTGTACTTTTACAGATAAAACTTCCAAAGTTTATATTTGATAGTTTTAAAATGGTAGGAGGGCTCACAACCCCCCTTTCCATCTTCTGTATTGGAATAACAATGTATGAGATGGGATTTAAAAATTTCAAATTAGATAAAGACAGCCTTTTAGTATTTGCAGGAAGATTTCTCGTAACACCTTTTATTACATGGATTCTTTCGCATTTTATACCTGTTCCTAAACTTATGCGCGATGTGTTTATAATAATGTCTGCAATGCCTGTAATGGTAAATTCAGCTATAATTTCAAGAGTATATAATGGTGATTATGAATTTGCAACTGCTATGATTACATATTCCACCGTGTTTTCGGTTGTAATAATGCCGTTTTTGATGGTGCTGATTAAGATTATTTAG
- a CDS encoding transketolase family protein, giving the protein MEKEFQLWEKIKDITYQYLDFTLNYRQSGHPGGSHSKAHMLIALLFGKKMTYDIRKPEYRFNDRLILSAGHTIPIIYSVFSVIGDAFDEMYKQTKDAKYLIDEDKLVRYYDLLTFRYNKGLPGHAESSGKTLLLKFNTGPSAHGLPASVGQALALKKAGLQDVKVFLIEGEGALTAGATHESQNGAWAYGLGNLFWLLDWNDFGIDDRPFSSVVYGTPDEWFSAHGWKVHGTMNGHSWQDVYNTIKKAVEEANDNIPNLMWFKTKKGYEYGVYDNKSHGVPHKKNSEIFWETRKPFMEKYGVEFIGFGKPAPSDPYEERKQWEENLKIINRVLTSDEKLLKYITDTLVEIAETLPKEAPSTFVLNQNPYKDPAIYDYKNYPDWLFAKPGENVPNRAALAKWGMYINGVIGRKYGRPLFVATSADLTESTNLHGFGLGKDDFAGFGVYDREKNVNGAILPSAITEFLNAGVCAGLATVNLSKNPYEDFNGFWAITSTYGSFMYLKYGAIRLFSQMAQDSPIKFGKVIWVAGHSGPETAEDSRTHFGIFEPGVLQLLPKGKIINLYPWEHNEVPVLLAAALATDINNIALHLTRPPIEIPDRNALGIPSHFEAAKGAYIINDFDPNRRKDGTIIVRGTSTTYNLIKLLPQLRKDFNLKIIAAPSFELFMMQKEEYRNKVLPLEDWMDSMVITNESKKLMHDWIFSKVSEEYSLSSDWDNQWRTGGTVDEILKEAHLDCDSIYSGIKKFVKDREKRIAKLKSIL; this is encoded by the coding sequence ATGGAAAAGGAATTTCAACTCTGGGAAAAGATAAAAGACATAACATATCAGTATCTTGATTTTACTCTAAACTACAGGCAAAGCGGACATCCTGGCGGTTCTCACTCAAAGGCTCACATGTTAATTGCTCTTTTGTTTGGTAAAAAGATGACATATGATATAAGAAAACCAGAATACAGATTCAACGACAGACTAATCCTTTCCGCAGGGCATACAATACCAATAATCTACTCAGTATTTTCTGTCATTGGCGATGCCTTTGACGAAATGTACAAGCAAACAAAAGATGCAAAATATCTAATTGATGAAGATAAACTTGTAAGATACTATGACTTATTAACGTTCAGGTACAATAAAGGCTTACCCGGTCATGCAGAGTCAAGTGGAAAAACATTGCTTTTAAAATTCAACACAGGACCTTCTGCACATGGTCTTCCTGCATCTGTAGGGCAAGCTTTAGCACTTAAAAAAGCAGGACTTCAGGATGTAAAGGTTTTTTTGATTGAAGGAGAAGGAGCACTTACAGCTGGTGCAACTCATGAGTCTCAAAACGGTGCATGGGCATACGGACTTGGAAATCTTTTCTGGCTTTTGGACTGGAACGATTTTGGAATAGATGACAGACCTTTTTCTTCGGTTGTGTACGGTACACCGGATGAATGGTTTTCTGCTCACGGCTGGAAAGTTCATGGAACAATGAATGGTCACAGTTGGCAGGACGTCTATAACACAATCAAAAAAGCGGTTGAAGAAGCAAATGATAATATTCCTAATCTTATGTGGTTTAAGACCAAAAAAGGATATGAATATGGAGTATATGACAACAAATCACATGGAGTGCCACACAAGAAAAACTCAGAAATTTTCTGGGAAACAAGAAAACCTTTCATGGAAAAGTATGGAGTTGAGTTTATAGGTTTTGGAAAACCTGCGCCATCTGACCCGTATGAAGAAAGAAAGCAATGGGAAGAAAACCTCAAAATTATAAATAGAGTGCTTACATCAGATGAAAAGCTTTTGAAGTATATCACAGACACACTTGTTGAGATTGCAGAAACTCTGCCAAAAGAGGCACCTTCGACATTTGTTCTAAACCAGAATCCGTATAAAGACCCGGCTATCTATGATTACAAAAACTATCCTGATTGGCTTTTTGCAAAGCCGGGCGAAAATGTCCCAAACAGAGCAGCTTTAGCAAAATGGGGAATGTATATAAACGGCGTAATCGGCAGAAAGTATGGAAGACCTCTTTTTGTTGCAACATCTGCCGACCTTACGGAGTCTACAAATCTCCACGGATTTGGACTTGGAAAAGATGATTTTGCCGGGTTTGGAGTGTATGACAGGGAAAAGAATGTAAACGGAGCAATCTTGCCATCTGCAATTACAGAGTTTTTAAATGCCGGTGTGTGTGCAGGTTTAGCAACTGTAAACTTAAGCAAAAATCCATATGAAGATTTCAACGGTTTTTGGGCTATAACATCAACATATGGGTCGTTTATGTATCTCAAATATGGGGCAATAAGGCTTTTTTCACAAATGGCCCAGGACTCACCAATAAAGTTTGGTAAAGTTATCTGGGTTGCTGGTCATTCTGGACCAGAGACTGCAGAAGATTCAAGAACGCATTTTGGAATTTTTGAACCAGGAGTTTTGCAACTTTTACCGAAAGGAAAGATTATAAATCTTTATCCGTGGGAACACAATGAAGTACCGGTTTTGCTTGCTGCTGCACTTGCAACTGACATAAACAATATAGCATTGCACCTTACAAGACCACCAATTGAAATCCCGGATAGAAACGCTCTTGGAATTCCTTCACATTTTGAAGCTGCAAAAGGAGCTTACATCATAAATGATTTTGATCCGAATAGAAGAAAGGATGGAACAATAATAGTCAGGGGTACAAGCACAACATACAATTTAATAAAGCTTTTGCCACAGCTCAGAAAAGATTTTAATCTCAAGATAATTGCTGCACCCAGCTTTGAACTTTTCATGATGCAGAAAGAAGAGTACAGAAACAAAGTGCTGCCCCTTGAAGACTGGATGGATTCAATGGTAATAACAAATGAGAGCAAAAAGCTCATGCACGACTGGATATTCTCTAAGGTATCTGAAGAATATTCTCTTTCAAGTGACTGGGATAATCAGTGGCGAACAGGTGGAACAGTTGATGAAATCTTAAAAGAAGCCCACTTAGATTGCGATAGCATTTACAGCGGCATTAAAAAGTTTGTAAAAGACAGAGAAAAAAGAATTGCTAAACTTAAAAGTATTTTATAA